A genomic stretch from uncultured Cohaesibacter sp. includes:
- a CDS encoding glutathione S-transferase family protein, with product MNLNSEASTNGSNDDALLQQMPTGERRFSLLVALPPQQWRWIFHFSQHRTFLNESFLRSVSKHAYCFSEPKGFSMLQIWGRRTSSNVQALMWCVGELGLEYERHDAGHIYGMTDTKQFYEMNPNRTVPVLRDENGPFLWETGAVLRYLSATYGDNAFWPEDVAKKALIDMWAEWSKINIAMSFTGSVFWRVVRTPEDQRDPAAIEKALAAFHTKLKIAEDRLQDNFWLCGRDFTLADIQFGHVLFRYFDIDIERPDWPMLRAYFDRLMKRSAYCEHVAISYEELRGSPPS from the coding sequence TTGAACCTCAATTCTGAAGCATCAACGAACGGCAGCAATGACGATGCTCTCTTGCAGCAGATGCCGACCGGCGAACGTCGGTTCAGTTTGCTTGTTGCACTGCCGCCACAACAGTGGCGCTGGATTTTCCATTTCAGCCAGCATAGAACCTTTTTAAATGAATCGTTTCTTCGGAGCGTTTCCAAACACGCGTATTGCTTTTCTGAGCCGAAAGGATTTTCGATGCTTCAAATTTGGGGGCGGCGAACGTCGTCCAATGTTCAAGCCCTTATGTGGTGTGTAGGAGAACTGGGATTGGAATATGAGCGGCATGACGCTGGCCATATCTATGGCATGACCGATACGAAACAGTTCTACGAAATGAACCCAAATCGCACGGTTCCTGTTCTTCGTGATGAGAATGGGCCGTTCCTTTGGGAAACTGGAGCGGTTCTTCGATATCTCTCGGCGACCTATGGTGACAACGCTTTCTGGCCTGAAGATGTGGCAAAGAAAGCGTTGATAGATATGTGGGCAGAATGGTCAAAAATTAATATCGCAATGAGCTTTACAGGCTCTGTATTTTGGCGTGTTGTTCGAACTCCAGAAGATCAGCGCGACCCGGCGGCAATAGAGAAAGCATTGGCTGCATTCCATACCAAACTAAAAATTGCCGAAGATCGACTTCAGGACAATTTTTGGCTGTGTGGGCGTGACTTCACTCTTGCAGACATTCAATTTGGACACGTTCTCTTTCGTTACTTTGATATCGATATAGAGCGGCCTGACTGGCCAATGTTACGCGCTTACTTTGATCGTTTGATGAAGCGAAGCGCCTATTGTGAACATGTTGCCATTTCTTACGAAGAGCTCCGTGGTTCTCCTCCAAGTTAA
- a CDS encoding helix-turn-helix domain-containing protein, with protein sequence MRIAILAYDRMSPFMLSTPLAVFGEPFLASGNEVVVCAEESRISASGGLVIETCHSISTAQQADVVILPGWRDAEEPVSPAILEQLRLAHERGAIVVGLCLGAFGLAEAGLLDGKRATTHWARMAEFGTRYPAVDLDPAAIFVDEDKVLTSAGIAAGLDCCLHLLARLYGIGEANRVARHLVVAPQRGGEQPQLVERPSPISSAERRVADILEGIWAEPVQTPSLDAIARQVGMSRRSLTRHIRARTGGSLGGWLRRARINRAQDALLRGASGVENIAVQCGFPDAQSLRRAFRIEFGMTPTQWLARQRLD encoded by the coding sequence ATGCGCATCGCAATCCTAGCCTATGACCGCATGAGCCCGTTCATGCTTTCCACTCCTCTTGCCGTCTTTGGCGAGCCCTTTCTGGCAAGCGGCAACGAGGTCGTGGTATGTGCGGAGGAAAGCCGGATTTCGGCCAGTGGAGGTCTCGTCATCGAGACCTGTCATTCAATCAGCACAGCACAGCAGGCTGATGTTGTCATTCTACCGGGGTGGCGCGATGCGGAAGAACCGGTTTCACCAGCCATTCTGGAGCAACTTCGCCTTGCGCATGAGCGCGGAGCAATTGTCGTTGGATTATGCCTTGGTGCCTTTGGGTTGGCGGAAGCCGGACTTCTGGACGGGAAACGAGCAACCACCCATTGGGCGCGGATGGCCGAGTTCGGTACCCGCTATCCGGCAGTTGATCTCGACCCAGCCGCAATCTTTGTTGATGAAGATAAGGTTTTAACATCTGCCGGCATTGCGGCAGGACTTGATTGCTGCCTGCATTTGCTTGCCCGCCTCTACGGCATCGGTGAGGCCAATCGTGTCGCCCGCCATCTCGTTGTTGCACCACAGCGAGGTGGTGAACAACCGCAACTTGTCGAACGACCATCTCCGATTTCTTCTGCCGAACGCCGGGTTGCCGATATCCTCGAAGGCATTTGGGCCGAGCCGGTTCAGACCCCATCTCTCGATGCGATTGCCCGACAAGTTGGTATGAGCCGCCGTAGCCTGACCAGACATATCCGCGCGCGCACGGGGGGAAGTCTTGGTGGATGGCTGCGAAGGGCCAGGATAAACCGGGCTCAAGATGCTCTGTTGCGCGGTGCGTCGGGTGTCGAAAATATCGCGGTCCAATGCGGTTTCCCGGACGCTCAATCGCTGCGCAGGGCGTTCCGTATCGAGTTTGGAATGACCCCGACACAATGGCTGGCAAGGCAACGCCTGGACTAG